The proteins below come from a single Amphiura filiformis chromosome 15, Afil_fr2py, whole genome shotgun sequence genomic window:
- the LOC140171438 gene encoding snRNA-activating protein complex subunit 3-like yields MDDYMSGDETVPIYDEFVKPEDLNVSPLIHVGSFVSKWESVLDTVDYLPNAINPEPEIMCDLLGANKEIVKELGGVCDPSGLDAKMPVKKALDKMELEEAISATKGHRLSTLQLRMDSQKNTKAKAMHSVSIVRGRFRSNRSTFDMEYHHISKPGNAKHIVQPMTLLQLWFFKPLLTSGKDRESKVKMMFDREVLLLSTQKLKDIKKMITCVTDEALLAEECSECPDLPQDQRAKDVFKSSFFFIDDTFYVDESHPSCKDLSEPIRKWASGHRTGVSADMQVESMEDVTMESLNIRLGYPYLYCHQGECEHVFLFSDIRLMHDMDNKDLAGYPMMINKCEARRIHCIVCNVFTAKWITREDSFSPNDPSFFCNPCFRMLHYDADGKKLGSFKAWPYTDANIFS; encoded by the coding sequence ATGGATGATTATATGAGCGGAGATGAGACAGTGCCAATATATGACGAGTTTGTCAAACCCGAAGACCTCAATGTCTCTCCCTTAATCCATGTTGGAAGTTTTGTCTCCAAATGGGAGTCTGTTCTGGACACAGTAGACTACCTTCCTAATGCCATTAATCCAGAACCTGAAATTATGTGCGATTTACTGGGAGCGAACAAGGAGATAGTGAAAGAGCTAGGGGGTGTTTGTGATCCCAGTGGACTGGATGCGAAGATGCCGGTTAAAAAAGCTCTAGACAAGATGGAGTTGGAGGAAGCTATATCAGCCACAAAAGGTCATAGGTTAAGTACATTACAATTACGTATGGATAGTCAGAAGAACACCAAAGCAAAGGCTATGCATTCAGTATCGATTGTTAGAGGGCGCTTCAGGTCCAACAGGAGTACCTTTGATATGGAGTATCATCATATTTCAAAACCAGGTAATGCGAAACATATCGTTCAACCTATGACGCTCCTACAATTATGGTTCTTCAAACCACTTCTTACAAGTGGTAAGGATCGAGAGTCTAAAGTAAAAATGATGTTTGATCGCGAGGTGTTACTCCTGTCCACTCAAAAACTAAAAGACATCAAGAAAATGATCACTTGTGTCACAGATGAAGCCCTCCTAGCAGAAGAATGCAGCGAATGTCCAGACCTCCCACAAGATCAGCGAGCTAAAGATGTCTTCAAGTCGTCATTCTTTTTCATAGACGACACGTTTTATGTGGATGAGAGTCACCCATCATGTAAGGACCTAAGTGAGCCAATACGCAAGTGGGCTTCAGGACATCGAACTGGAGTGTCTGCAGATATGCAAGTTGAATCAATGGAGGATGTCACAATGGAAAGTCTCAACATAAGACTTGGGTACCCGTATCTTTACTGCCATCAGGGAGAATGTGAGCACGTCTTTCTGTTCTCAGATATCCGTCTTATGCATGATATGGATAACAAAGACTTGGCAGGCTATCCAATGATGATTAACAAATGTGAAGCCAGACGCATTCATTGCATTGTGTGTAATGTGTTCACGGCAAAATGGATCACAAGAGAGGACAGTTTTTCGCCAAATGATCCATCGTTTTTTTGCAATCCGTGCTTTCGGATGCTGCATTACGATGCGGACGGTAAAAAACTGGGAAGCTTTAAAGCTTGGCCATACACAGATGCCAATATATTCAGTTGA